In a single window of the Bactrocera dorsalis isolate Fly_Bdor chromosome 2, ASM2337382v1, whole genome shotgun sequence genome:
- the LOC105227007 gene encoding uncharacterized protein LOC105227007: MGAAHSTEPRSVSMDNPNPGVIDISDEVVQRLKKGINKQAKESAATEAAPTPPVKDVRPIPVKPATPPPAVVPPTVVYQAPATQTVYVAPSGTTITAADMVRQKEAELTQNDAMWRQRLDELEQTLKKTNTIMEKEYSSALEDVRQRFATASPVHQLPPCQDLKAQVIACYRANPGQTLKCSEEVAAFRECINLNRIKKLDAEDAKPIAKAA, encoded by the exons atggGAGCGGCACACTCAACTGAACCACGCTCAGTGTCGATGGACAACCCGAACCCTGGAGTTATCGACATATCCGACGAGGTTGTGCAACGTTTAAAGAAAGGCATAAACAAACAAG caaAAGAAAGTGCTGCGACAGAAGCGGCACCAACTCCTCCAGTTAAAGATGTTCGCCCAATTCCCGTTAAGCCGGCAACACCACCACCAGCTGTAGTGCCACCAACCGTTGTTTACCAAGCACCTGCAACTCAGACAGTTTACGTTGCTCCAAGCggcacaacaataacagcagctGATATGGTGCGTCAAAAGGAGGCCGAACTTACGCAAAATGATGCGATGTGGCGTCAGCGTTTGGATGAGCTTGAACAGACACTTAAGAAAACGAACACAATCATGGAAAAAGAATACTCCTCAGCCCTTGAGGATGTTCGTCAGCGCTTTGCTACAGCTTCGCCTGTACACCAATTACCACCGTGTCAGGACCTCAAGGCACAAGTCATCGCTTGTTATCGCGCAAATCCTGGCCAAACCTTGAAGTGTTCCGAAGAAGTTGCAGCTTTCAGAGAATGCATTAACTTAAACCGTATCAAGAAACTTGATGCTGAGGATGCGAAACCAATTGCTAAAGCAGCTTAA